From a region of the Desulfonatronovibrio magnus genome:
- a CDS encoding Hpt domain-containing protein — MDAKAVHEYSYALKGSAATVGAKDLAAVLQEIEVAGKSGELAGLERLLPQAEQELERLRSVVDGGER; from the coding sequence CTGGACGCCAAGGCTGTCCATGAATACAGCTACGCCCTCAAAGGCTCTGCAGCCACTGTTGGAGCTAAAGACCTGGCTGCAGTGCTGCAGGAAATTGAGGTTGCCGGAAAATCCGGAGAACTGGCCGGGCTGGAACGCCTGCTGCCCCAGGCGGAGCAGGAACTTGAGAGGCTGAGGTCGGTGGTGGACGGAGGTGAAAGATAA
- a CDS encoding Rpn family recombination-promoting nuclease/putative transposase, whose amino-acid sequence MAKTTTSPHDACFMSFFSREEFVRDFIPEEIKKHLDLTVIEIDMEGYLSEEFKEFYSDVVVKLS is encoded by the coding sequence ATGGCCAAAACAACTACTTCTCCACATGATGCCTGCTTTATGAGTTTCTTCAGCCGAGAAGAGTTTGTCCGAGACTTCATCCCTGAAGAAATCAAAAAGCACCTGGACCTGACAGTTATTGAGATTGATATGGAAGGTTATCTGTCTGAGGAATTCAAAGAATTTTACTCAGATGTGGTAGTAAAACTATCCTGA